Proteins from a single region of Gammaproteobacteria bacterium:
- a CDS encoding DMT family protein, translating to MNAYLTTTLLLCCSNIFMTFAWYGHLKSLPHQPWVIAALVSWGIAFFEYMFQVPANRIGHQVMTVGQLKILQEIITLTVFVPFALFYIKEKLTLDYLWAGLCLLGAVFFLFRAKVFAA from the coding sequence ATGAACGCATATCTGACGACAACCCTTCTGTTGTGCTGCAGCAACATCTTCATGACCTTCGCCTGGTACGGTCACCTGAAGAGCCTTCCCCATCAGCCCTGGGTGATCGCGGCGCTGGTCAGCTGGGGCATCGCCTTCTTCGAATATATGTTTCAGGTGCCGGCGAACCGGATCGGCCACCAGGTGATGACCGTCGGGCAGTTGAAGATCCTGCAGGAGATCATCACGCTGACGGTGTTCGTCCCGTTCGCGCTGTTCTACATCAAGGAAAAGCTGACCCTCGATTATCTGTGGGCGGGTCTGTGCCTGCTCGGCGCGGTGTTTTTCCTGTTCCGTGCCAAGGTGTTCGCTGCATAG
- a CDS encoding peptidylprolyl isomerase, whose amino-acid sequence MQIQDDCVVSIHYTLTNEEGDELDSSVGQDPLVYLHGAGNIIPGLEIALVGGSAGDRLEVTVQPEDGYGEVDPDLIRRVPRDAFEGIERVEPGMQFQTQGPNGQVMRVTVRESDDEGVLIDANHPLAGQILYFSVSIEGVRTATEEELAHGHAH is encoded by the coding sequence ATGCAGATACAAGACGATTGCGTGGTGTCCATTCATTACACCTTGACCAACGAGGAGGGCGATGAGCTCGATTCCTCGGTCGGCCAGGATCCCCTGGTATACCTTCACGGCGCCGGCAATATCATCCCGGGGCTGGAAATCGCCCTGGTCGGCGGCAGCGCGGGTGACCGGCTCGAGGTCACGGTGCAGCCGGAGGACGGCTATGGCGAGGTCGATCCGGACCTGATCCGCCGGGTACCGCGCGACGCCTTCGAAGGCATCGAGCGGGTGGAGCCGGGCATGCAGTTCCAGACCCAGGGGCCGAACGGACAGGTCATGCGCGTCACGGTCAGGGAGAGCGACGACGAGGGCGTGCTGATCGATGCGAATCACCCGCTTGCGGGGCAGATCCTGTATTTCAGCGTCAGCATCGAAGGTGTGCGTACCGCGACCGAGGAGGAGCTGGCCCACGGGCACGCCCATTAG